From one Luteipulveratus mongoliensis genomic stretch:
- a CDS encoding tetratricopeptide repeat protein — MLLIAGALAVAGVISQRWAGPAWSASALALLVAVMAPVLDFAKEHLNDREESRRTVEAATEQMGVVGEIPSSDPRWRVHRAMVEIEYQHRGEVQDHLARLLLAGTPTLLIGGSMAGKSRLGVEVARQVAGRRRLVVPQPPDGLAKLMGQGVPSGVLVWLDDLERYLTAGTFEPKWVDQMRAAGTAVLATIRSQEREALYPAGNSRNPAADVVGRFEAVRLTDSPREREQIAARMPQPDLAAGVSRYGLGAFIGGGYLARERYLDGLDTHRLGTAMVRLAMDWRRTGLDDIPGDQIERLVTRYVDDQWRSDPGETESEALSWATDRVHGVVQLLERATDDTYRVADYLLDNVDSDVADIPEEVWDHAVQAAATPLQMVAVALRAEEAHRPSAARTAFQRAIASGHEVAGVAWARLGVLEVEAGDVAAARAAYEAAIASGNEMAMGLAWSSLGDLEVEAGDVAAARAAYGAAITTGNGAAVGLAAHRLGVLEVEAGDVVAARAAYEAAIASGNEAAVGLGGYSLGVLEVEAGDVAAARAAYQAAIASGHQEMTGWAGSRLGVLEAEEGEVAAARAAYRAAIASGNEKVVGLAWASLGDLETEAGEVAAARAAYEAAIASGHEGAVGLAGYRLGDLEVEEGEVAAARAAYQGAIVSGDEAAVGLAGHSLGNLESEAGNVAAARAAYQAAVAGGNQATVGPAGYSLGGLEAKAGNVAAAQAAYQAAIASGHETMAGWSRFGLGALAMKAGDLETARATFRMVIASGHEDVVGWTWLVLGALELEAGDVAASRQAFQRATENGGPVADQAQRELDGLS; from the coding sequence TTGCTGCTGATCGCCGGCGCGCTGGCCGTGGCAGGTGTTATCTCGCAGCGGTGGGCGGGACCGGCATGGTCGGCCTCGGCGCTGGCTCTGCTGGTGGCCGTCATGGCCCCGGTGCTGGACTTCGCGAAGGAGCATCTCAACGATCGTGAGGAGTCTCGACGGACTGTCGAGGCGGCGACGGAGCAGATGGGTGTCGTCGGCGAGATCCCCTCGTCGGACCCACGCTGGCGGGTTCATCGCGCGATGGTCGAGATCGAGTATCAGCACCGAGGCGAGGTGCAGGACCATCTCGCTCGTCTGCTTCTAGCGGGCACGCCCACGTTGTTGATCGGCGGCTCAATGGCAGGGAAATCTCGGCTCGGAGTCGAGGTCGCGCGCCAGGTTGCTGGGCGCCGGCGGTTGGTTGTGCCGCAGCCGCCGGACGGTCTGGCCAAGTTGATGGGCCAGGGAGTGCCGAGCGGGGTACTTGTTTGGCTCGACGACCTGGAGCGGTACCTGACTGCGGGGACGTTCGAGCCGAAGTGGGTCGACCAGATGCGGGCGGCCGGGACGGCGGTTCTAGCGACGATCCGTTCGCAGGAACGGGAGGCGTTGTACCCGGCTGGGAACAGCCGAAACCCGGCGGCTGACGTCGTCGGACGGTTCGAGGCGGTTCGCCTGACGGACAGCCCTCGAGAGCGGGAGCAGATCGCGGCTCGAATGCCCCAACCAGATCTGGCGGCGGGCGTGTCCCGATACGGCTTGGGCGCCTTCATCGGTGGGGGTTATCTCGCTCGGGAGAGGTACTTGGACGGTCTGGACACCCACCGGCTGGGGACGGCCATGGTGCGGCTGGCGATGGATTGGCGTCGTACGGGTCTGGACGACATCCCGGGCGATCAGATCGAGCGACTCGTGACCAGGTACGTCGATGATCAGTGGCGGTCGGACCCGGGAGAGACCGAAAGCGAAGCTCTTAGCTGGGCGACCGATCGAGTGCACGGAGTGGTGCAACTCCTGGAGCGGGCGACGGACGATACGTACCGTGTCGCCGACTACCTGCTCGACAACGTTGACTCCGACGTAGCGGACATACCGGAAGAGGTGTGGGACCACGCGGTGCAGGCGGCTGCCACTCCACTGCAGATGGTCGCTGTGGCGCTCCGTGCAGAGGAGGCGCATCGTCCGTCCGCCGCGCGGACCGCCTTTCAGCGGGCGATCGCCTCGGGTCATGAGGTGGCGGGTGTGGCGTGGGCGCGCCTGGGAGTGCTTGAAGTTGAGGCGGGGGATGTCGCGGCGGCGCGGGCGGCCTACGAGGCGGCGATCGCCTCGGGCAACGAGATGGCGATGGGACTGGCGTGGTCATCTTTGGGTGACCTTGAGGTTGAAGCGGGGGATGTGGCAGCGGCGCGGGCGGCCTACGGAGCGGCCATCACCACGGGCAACGGGGCGGCGGTGGGCCTAGCGGCGCACAGGCTGGGCGTGCTTGAGGTTGAGGCGGGGGATGTCGTGGCGGCGCGGGCGGCGTACGAGGCGGCGATCGCCTCGGGCAATGAGGCGGCGGTGGGCCTAGGTGGTTACAGCCTGGGCGTGCTTGAGGTTGAGGCGGGGGATGTCGCGGCGGCACGAGCGGCCTACCAGGCGGCGATCGCCTCGGGCCACCAGGAAATGACTGGGTGGGCCGGAAGTCGCCTGGGCGTGCTTGAGGCTGAGGAGGGGGAGGTGGCGGCGGCGCGGGCGGCGTACAGGGCGGCGATCGCCTCGGGCAACGAGAAGGTGGTCGGACTGGCGTGGGCTTCTTTGGGCGACCTTGAGACTGAAGCGGGGGAGGTGGCGGCGGCGCGGGCAGCGTACGAGGCGGCGATCGCCTCGGGCCACGAGGGTGCGGTGGGCCTGGCGGGGTACCGGCTAGGTGACCTTGAGGTTGAGGAGGGGGAGGTGGCGGCGGCGCGGGCGGCCTACCAGGGGGCGATCGTCTCGGGCGACGAGGCGGCGGTAGGTCTGGCGGGGCACAGTTTGGGCAACCTTGAGTCGGAAGCGGGGAATGTGGCGGCGGCGCGGGCGGCCTACCAGGCGGCGGTTGCTGGCGGAAACCAGGCAACGGTCGGTCCGGCCGGCTACAGCCTGGGCGGGCTGGAGGCGAAGGCGGGGAATGTGGCGGCGGCGCAGGCGGCCTACCAGGCAGCGATTGCCTCGGGTCACGAGACGATGGCGGGATGGAGCCGGTTTGGCCTGGGTGCTCTTGCGATGAAGGCGGGGGACCTGGAGACAGCGCGAGCCACGTTCCGGATGGTGATCGCCTCCGGCCACGAGGATGTCGTGGGATGGACCTGGCTTGTGCTGGGTGCCCTTGAGCTCGAGGCGGGGGACGTGGCAGCGTCACGTCAGGCGTTCCAGCGGGCGACCGAGAACGGCGGCCCTGTGGCTGATCAAGCACAGCGGGAGCTCGACGGTCTTAGTTGA
- a CDS encoding SRPBCC family protein, giving the protein MTDATFQFASVSHLDAAPDRVFDALREPEHWDRWWPQIRHIQPYDDESGLVVIRSLLPVTLRVVVTRQVVDPDGGVLRAGLTGDLTGWSQFVVRREGRGTHLDYTQECAVTKRRLGRAAQALRPVLLVNHAAMMRAGMRGLQSYASSSGTT; this is encoded by the coding sequence GTGACCGACGCGACCTTCCAGTTCGCCTCGGTCAGCCACCTCGACGCCGCGCCCGACCGGGTCTTCGACGCCCTGCGCGAACCCGAGCACTGGGACCGGTGGTGGCCGCAGATCCGCCACATCCAGCCGTACGACGACGAGTCCGGTCTCGTCGTCATCCGCAGTCTGCTGCCGGTGACCCTGCGCGTGGTCGTGACGCGTCAGGTGGTCGACCCCGACGGCGGCGTGCTGCGGGCAGGGCTGACCGGAGACCTGACCGGCTGGTCGCAGTTCGTGGTTCGTCGCGAGGGTCGCGGCACGCACCTCGACTACACGCAGGAGTGCGCCGTCACCAAGCGCCGCCTGGGCCGAGCAGCCCAGGCGCTGCGGCCCGTCCTCCTGGTCAACCACGCAGCGATGATGCGCGCGGGGATGCGCGGCCTCCAGTCGTACGCCTCGTCCTCGGGTACGACTTGA
- a CDS encoding sensor histidine kinase: MRQRWVRFFALGDTWRRPLPESWLRQDVLAALAFLALAVIGLETARSMALLETTKAPVWGQYLALASTALVIIWRRRFPLTAVVLAAAAMFATGVTMPMVMSLFIPQVLYLLGFYSAMAWGAPRTRALEVTGAMVVFMFGWITWQFIWGDSLKLVPPHPVGLMSPELATIIYSVMLNIVFFGGAVVTGQTAWRDARQQAEVERQAETIEGQSQDLRQQAVLDERLRIARELHDVVAHHVAVMGVQAGAARKTLDRKPEATAGMLLQIESSAREAVSEMRSLLGTLRREDETGRTPEPTSADIAPLIDEVRAGGLAVTYDVVEDRPGLLDEMPPGVGLSLYRAVQEALSNVRRHSTADSASVVLRGLQHDSGCYAEVEVLDDGRPRQGTTGSGLGLVGMRERVSAHNGVGEIGPRANGGYRVRIRLPLGATKS; the protein is encoded by the coding sequence GTGCGACAACGGTGGGTGCGCTTCTTCGCGCTGGGTGACACGTGGCGTCGCCCCCTGCCCGAGAGCTGGCTGAGGCAGGACGTGCTGGCCGCGCTCGCGTTCCTGGCGCTCGCGGTCATCGGGCTCGAGACCGCGCGCAGCATGGCGCTGCTCGAGACCACTAAGGCGCCGGTCTGGGGGCAGTACCTCGCGCTCGCGTCGACCGCGCTCGTCATCATCTGGCGCCGCCGGTTCCCGCTCACCGCCGTCGTCCTCGCGGCGGCTGCGATGTTTGCGACCGGTGTCACGATGCCGATGGTCATGTCGCTGTTCATCCCTCAGGTGCTCTACCTGCTCGGCTTCTACTCCGCGATGGCCTGGGGCGCACCTCGCACCCGAGCGCTCGAGGTGACGGGCGCCATGGTGGTGTTCATGTTCGGCTGGATCACCTGGCAGTTCATCTGGGGCGACTCGCTCAAGCTGGTCCCGCCCCACCCCGTAGGGCTGATGAGTCCGGAGCTGGCGACCATCATCTACTCGGTGATGCTCAACATCGTCTTCTTCGGAGGCGCCGTTGTCACCGGCCAGACGGCCTGGCGGGACGCCCGACAGCAGGCCGAGGTGGAGCGCCAGGCCGAGACGATCGAGGGCCAGTCGCAGGACCTGCGGCAGCAGGCGGTCCTGGACGAGCGGCTGCGGATCGCTCGTGAGCTGCACGACGTCGTGGCGCATCACGTCGCGGTGATGGGAGTCCAGGCGGGCGCCGCCCGCAAGACGTTGGACCGTAAGCCCGAAGCGACCGCCGGGATGCTGCTCCAGATCGAGAGCTCCGCACGAGAAGCCGTGAGCGAGATGCGGTCACTGCTCGGCACGCTGCGTCGCGAGGACGAGACCGGCCGTACGCCGGAGCCCACCTCCGCGGACATCGCACCACTCATCGACGAGGTCCGCGCAGGCGGACTGGCGGTCACCTACGACGTGGTCGAGGACCGTCCGGGGCTCCTGGATGAGATGCCGCCGGGTGTCGGCCTCTCGCTCTATCGGGCCGTGCAGGAGGCGCTGTCCAATGTGCGGCGCCACTCGACTGCCGACTCGGCCAGCGTGGTGCTGCGCGGCCTCCAGCACGACAGCGGCTGCTACGCCGAGGTCGAGGTCCTGGACGACGGCCGCCCGCGTCAGGGCACGACCGGTTCTGGGCTCGGTCTCGTCGGCATGCGCGAGCGGGTCAGCGCACACAACGGAGTCGGTGAGATCGGACCACGCGCCAACGGCGGCTACCGCGTCCGGATCCGCCTGCCACTGGGAGCCACGAAGTCATGA
- the serS gene encoding serine--tRNA ligase produces the protein MIDIKLLRDNPDLVRASQRSRGADEGLVDTILAADEKRRSGLQEFEALRSQQKAVSKNVGAAMGALNAAKKKGEPTEELERAADQARNDATDLSARVKELETAAAESGREFDKQLKALDNLVLDGVPPGGEDDFVELEKVGTPREFDFEPLDHLALGERLGAIDMERGAKVGGARFYFLTGVGARLELAMLNLAVAQAVEYGFTPVITPTLVRPEIMDGTGYLDEHEDVYHLPADDLYLTGTSEVALAGYHKDEIIDLSDGPQRLAGWSTCYRREAGSHGKDTRGIIRVHQFQKVEMFVYCKPEDAEAEHQRLLNWEREMLDKLELSYRIIDTAAGDLGGSAARKFDCEAWVPTQGRYRELSSTSNCTTYQARRLNIRYRNDEGKTDMVATLNGTLATTRWLVAILETHQQADGSVVVPKALQPFLGLDVLKPL, from the coding sequence GTGATTGACATCAAGCTGCTGCGAGATAACCCCGACCTGGTACGCGCCAGCCAGCGCTCCCGCGGGGCGGACGAGGGGCTCGTCGACACGATCCTCGCGGCGGACGAGAAGCGCCGCTCCGGACTGCAGGAGTTCGAGGCGCTGCGCAGCCAGCAGAAGGCCGTGAGCAAGAACGTCGGTGCTGCCATGGGCGCGCTCAACGCGGCCAAGAAGAAGGGCGAACCGACCGAGGAGCTGGAGCGCGCGGCAGACCAGGCCCGCAACGACGCCACCGACCTGAGCGCCAGGGTCAAGGAGCTGGAGACCGCGGCGGCCGAGTCGGGTCGGGAGTTCGACAAGCAGCTCAAGGCGCTGGACAACCTCGTGCTCGACGGTGTCCCGCCGGGTGGCGAGGACGACTTCGTCGAGCTCGAAAAGGTCGGCACCCCAAGGGAGTTCGACTTCGAGCCGCTGGACCATCTGGCTCTCGGTGAGCGCCTGGGAGCCATCGACATGGAGCGCGGCGCCAAGGTCGGCGGTGCCCGGTTCTACTTCCTCACCGGTGTGGGCGCCCGGCTCGAGCTCGCCATGCTCAACCTGGCCGTCGCGCAGGCCGTCGAGTACGGCTTCACCCCGGTGATCACGCCGACGCTCGTCCGTCCGGAGATCATGGACGGCACCGGCTACCTCGACGAGCACGAGGACGTCTACCACCTCCCCGCAGACGACCTCTACCTCACCGGTACGTCGGAGGTCGCCCTGGCGGGCTACCACAAGGACGAGATCATCGACCTCTCCGACGGGCCTCAGCGCCTCGCCGGCTGGTCGACCTGCTACCGCCGCGAGGCCGGGTCGCACGGCAAGGACACCCGCGGCATCATCCGCGTCCACCAGTTCCAGAAGGTGGAGATGTTCGTCTACTGCAAGCCCGAGGACGCGGAGGCGGAGCACCAGCGACTGCTCAACTGGGAGCGGGAGATGCTCGACAAGCTGGAGCTGTCGTACCGCATCATCGACACCGCGGCCGGCGACCTGGGCGGCTCGGCGGCGCGCAAGTTCGACTGTGAGGCGTGGGTTCCGACGCAAGGGCGCTACCGCGAGCTGTCGTCGACGTCGAACTGCACGACCTACCAGGCGCGGCGGCTCAACATCCGCTACCGCAACGACGAGGGCAAGACCGACATGGTTGCCACCCTCAACGGCACGTTGGCCACAACTCGCTGGCTCGTCGCGATCCTGGAGACGCACCAGCAGGCGGATGGCTCCGTGGTGGTCCCCAAGGCGCTGCAGCCGTTCCTCGGCCTCGACGTCCTCAAGCCCCTCTGA
- a CDS encoding ATP-binding cassette domain-containing protein, which yields MIRLNDIEIRRDDDTSLTDRPVTLRVEPGHLVGIAGVSDVAKTQLLRVIAGELAPDHGTVEGTPEPSDLAWIPQDNHLSMALTALENVAVPLIAAGVSGPDATAQAEQVLTSVGLGESSGHLVEELSGGQQQRVAIARALAHPGTYLLADEPTTALDAGNRRRMMHLLLERAEGGSAVVVTTNDPDSLAGVTNEVLNLDDL from the coding sequence ATGATCCGACTGAACGACATCGAGATCCGGCGCGACGACGACACGTCCTTGACCGACCGGCCCGTCACACTGCGCGTCGAGCCGGGACACCTGGTCGGGATCGCCGGTGTCTCGGACGTGGCCAAGACGCAGCTGCTGCGGGTCATCGCCGGTGAGCTCGCCCCCGACCACGGCACGGTCGAAGGCACCCCGGAGCCGTCGGACCTGGCGTGGATCCCGCAGGACAACCACCTGAGCATGGCGTTGACCGCTCTGGAGAACGTTGCCGTCCCGCTCATCGCCGCCGGCGTCAGCGGTCCGGACGCTACGGCACAGGCGGAACAGGTCCTCACCTCGGTCGGTCTGGGCGAGTCCAGCGGTCACCTCGTCGAGGAGCTGTCGGGTGGTCAACAGCAACGGGTGGCCATCGCCCGCGCGCTCGCGCATCCCGGCACCTACCTGCTCGCCGACGAACCCACGACAGCCTTGGACGCGGGCAACCGGCGACGGATGATGCACCTGCTGCTGGAACGAGCCGAGGGTGGCAGCGCGGTCGTGGTCACCACCAACGATCCCGACTCGCTCGCAGGCGTCACCAACGAAGTCCTCAACCTCGACGACCTCTAG
- a CDS encoding uracil-DNA glycosylase produces the protein MAPEELDPHPITGAFFPSPVEPGAGWPGDPATADTPVANTADDVRRLAASADDVATLDARVSVCRACPRLVEWREEVARTGRRASFADQPYWGRPGPGFGDPDAPALIVGLAPAANGTNRTGRMFTGDRSGDWIYAALYRTGFANQPTSEHAGDGLALTGVRIVPAVHCAPPANKPTPAERATCGTWLDRDLQLAAPHLTSIMTLGAIGWDAVIAAARRIGWEVPRPKPKFGHGVVAELTTASGATIRLLGCYHVSPHNTFTGRLTEDMLDDVLRELKRPR, from the coding sequence ATGGCGCCCGAGGAGCTCGACCCGCACCCGATCACCGGCGCGTTCTTCCCATCGCCGGTCGAGCCAGGCGCCGGCTGGCCCGGCGATCCCGCGACTGCTGACACGCCGGTCGCCAACACGGCCGACGACGTACGCCGCCTCGCCGCCTCGGCGGACGACGTCGCCACCCTCGACGCTCGGGTCTCGGTCTGCCGGGCCTGCCCGCGACTTGTCGAGTGGCGCGAGGAGGTGGCGCGCACCGGACGGCGGGCGTCCTTCGCCGACCAGCCCTACTGGGGCCGACCCGGTCCCGGTTTCGGCGACCCGGACGCGCCCGCTCTGATCGTCGGCCTAGCCCCAGCAGCCAATGGCACCAACCGAACTGGGCGGATGTTCACCGGCGACCGATCAGGCGACTGGATCTACGCGGCGCTGTACCGCACGGGGTTCGCGAACCAGCCGACGTCCGAGCACGCGGGCGATGGACTGGCGCTCACCGGCGTACGGATCGTGCCTGCGGTGCACTGTGCACCCCCGGCCAACAAGCCGACACCTGCCGAACGAGCGACGTGCGGCACGTGGCTGGACCGCGACCTCCAGCTGGCCGCGCCACACCTCACGTCGATCATGACGCTCGGTGCGATTGGTTGGGACGCCGTGATCGCGGCCGCGCGGCGGATCGGGTGGGAGGTGCCTCGGCCCAAGCCGAAGTTCGGGCACGGTGTCGTCGCGGAGCTGACCACCGCGTCAGGTGCGACGATCCGGCTGCTCGGCTGCTACCACGTGAGCCCGCACAACACGTTCACCGGCCGGCTCACCGAGGACATGCTCGACGACGTCCTCCGCGAGCTGAAACGGCCTCGCTAG
- a CDS encoding ABC transporter ATP-binding protein, giving the protein MTATLEGLSVSVARLVHIYRADGHDVAALSGVDLSVSAGGTLALLGPSGAGKSTLLSLIAGMERPTAGTITIGDQRTDQLDDAEIDTWRGDRVALVLQGGHRNLLPYLTVRDNIRLAQWGSTNATPDAEDLISWVGLQDDVADCRPAQLTESQAQLAALCVGAAAAPGLLLADEPTASLSTDATEQVISALQRVNDALGTTILTVTHDPTLASAMQRTVTIRDGRVGAHAQDGVELAVVSPDGSVPLPDDVLDELPPGTLLRVQRDPDQEHLRLVVEPWDGQEGRGA; this is encoded by the coding sequence ATGACTGCCACGCTCGAGGGCCTGTCCGTCAGCGTGGCGCGGCTGGTGCACATCTACCGGGCCGACGGCCACGACGTGGCCGCCCTGTCTGGTGTGGACCTGAGCGTGTCGGCCGGAGGGACCTTGGCCCTGCTTGGACCGTCGGGTGCCGGCAAGTCGACGCTGCTGTCGCTGATCGCCGGGATGGAGCGCCCCACCGCCGGGACGATCACGATCGGTGATCAGCGGACCGACCAGCTGGACGACGCCGAGATCGACACGTGGCGCGGTGACCGGGTGGCTCTGGTGCTGCAGGGCGGGCATCGCAACCTCCTTCCGTACCTCACTGTCCGCGACAACATCCGCCTGGCGCAGTGGGGGTCGACCAACGCCACGCCCGACGCCGAGGACCTCATCTCATGGGTCGGCCTCCAGGACGACGTCGCCGACTGCCGGCCGGCACAGCTCACGGAGTCCCAGGCGCAGCTTGCGGCGTTGTGCGTGGGTGCAGCCGCCGCCCCGGGCCTGCTGCTCGCCGACGAGCCGACCGCCTCGCTCTCGACGGACGCGACCGAGCAGGTGATCAGTGCGCTCCAACGTGTCAACGACGCGTTGGGCACCACGATCTTGACCGTGACGCACGACCCCACCCTCGCCTCCGCCATGCAGCGGACGGTCACCATCCGCGACGGGCGAGTCGGTGCCCACGCACAGGATGGGGTCGAGCTCGCGGTGGTCTCACCGGACGGCTCGGTGCCGTTGCCGGACGACGTCCTCGACGAGTTGCCGCCGGGCACCCTGCTCCGCGTTCAGCGCGACCCGGACCAGGAGCACCTCCGCCTCGTCGTGGAGCCTTGGGACGGCCAGGAGGGGAGGGGCGCATGA
- a CDS encoding SAM-dependent methyltransferase, whose protein sequence is MSDKTWNSPIEVTPVGVVHGGRTTGEDDFWGDHVSHIELDPERFTADALASLDSFSHVLVVFQFHLVDPGTEEVGARRPRGREDWPLVGIFAQRAKRRPNRLGVTTCRVLDVDGLTVTVEGLDAMEGTPVLDLKPHLQEFEPRGERDQPSWSSELMTDYFA, encoded by the coding sequence ATGAGCGACAAGACGTGGAACTCCCCGATCGAGGTCACGCCCGTCGGCGTGGTCCACGGCGGCCGGACTACCGGCGAGGACGACTTCTGGGGCGACCACGTGTCGCACATCGAGCTGGACCCCGAACGCTTCACCGCAGATGCGCTCGCCTCGCTGGACTCGTTCTCGCACGTGCTCGTGGTGTTCCAGTTCCATCTGGTGGATCCGGGCACCGAGGAGGTCGGCGCTCGTCGACCGCGCGGACGGGAAGACTGGCCGCTGGTCGGCATCTTTGCCCAGCGCGCCAAGCGTCGCCCGAACCGGCTCGGCGTGACGACCTGCCGGGTGCTCGACGTCGACGGCCTCACCGTCACCGTCGAAGGGCTCGACGCGATGGAAGGCACGCCGGTGCTGGACCTGAAGCCGCACCTGCAGGAGTTCGAGCCGCGCGGTGAGCGAGACCAGCCGTCCTGGTCGAGCGAGCTCATGACCGACTACTTCGCCTGA
- a CDS encoding diacylglycerol/lipid kinase family protein has product MKRGAVIVNPSKSKDLTRLRRELSAVFHGYGWAEPLWFETTIEEPGTSQAQAALDAGVDLVCPLGGDGTVRCVATALRGSGVPMGLLAAGTGNLLARNLGLPFRRYTDGLRVALSGQDLKIDVGRVQLDRDGTGAAIEDHCFLVMAGMGLDADMLGGTPETLKARIGWMAYVASGLKHLRAAPVPAEVFVDGKSQGVRPTTTVLIGNCGQVTGGIRLMPQARIDDGLLDGVIMSAGRLTEWTRLVGHVLMGKEEPTQQVQHFSGSSFRVQSEAPRPVEMDGDLLGETLAMTVGIDQGSLIIRVP; this is encoded by the coding sequence GTGAAGCGCGGTGCGGTCATCGTCAACCCCTCCAAGTCCAAGGACCTCACGCGGCTGCGCCGTGAGCTGTCCGCGGTCTTTCACGGCTACGGCTGGGCCGAGCCCCTGTGGTTCGAGACCACCATCGAGGAGCCCGGCACCAGTCAGGCACAAGCCGCGCTCGACGCGGGTGTCGACCTGGTCTGTCCTCTCGGCGGTGACGGCACGGTCAGGTGCGTCGCCACGGCCCTGCGCGGCTCCGGCGTACCCATGGGTCTGCTCGCCGCCGGCACCGGCAACCTGCTGGCCCGCAACCTCGGTCTGCCTTTCCGCCGCTACACCGACGGGCTGCGCGTCGCGCTCAGCGGCCAGGATCTCAAGATCGACGTCGGCAGGGTCCAGCTCGACCGTGACGGCACGGGCGCCGCGATCGAGGACCACTGCTTCCTGGTGATGGCGGGTATGGGTTTGGACGCCGACATGCTTGGTGGCACGCCGGAGACCCTGAAGGCGCGGATCGGCTGGATGGCCTACGTCGCCTCCGGGCTCAAGCATCTGCGTGCCGCCCCGGTGCCGGCCGAGGTGTTCGTCGACGGGAAGTCGCAGGGCGTCCGGCCGACCACCACTGTGCTGATCGGCAACTGCGGACAGGTGACCGGCGGGATTCGCCTCATGCCGCAGGCCCGCATCGACGACGGTCTGCTGGACGGCGTCATCATGTCGGCCGGCCGCCTGACCGAGTGGACCCGCCTGGTCGGCCATGTCCTGATGGGCAAGGAAGAGCCCACCCAGCAGGTGCAGCACTTCTCGGGCAGCTCGTTCCGGGTCCAGTCCGAGGCGCCGCGCCCCGTCGAGATGGACGGCGACCTGCTCGGCGAGACCCTCGCCATGACCGTCGGCATCGACCAGGGATCGTTGATCATCCGCGTGCCGTGA